Proteins encoded together in one Cellulomonas gilvus ATCC 13127 window:
- a CDS encoding response regulator transcription factor — MSGVLVVEDEARIASFVAKGLRAAGYAPTVVGTAREALDLALSGEMDLMVLDIGLPDGNGFDVLRQVRAAGSRLPVIILTARSSVEDTVAGLEGGADDYMAKPFRFEELLARVRLRLRTDQDAGDDTTVLRRGAVTLDLRSRRATVDGRVVDLSAREFALAETFLRNAGSALSREQLLSRVWGYDFDPSSNVVDVYVRYLRTKLGAGLITTVRGVGYRFEA; from the coding sequence ATGAGCGGCGTTCTGGTGGTCGAGGACGAGGCGCGGATCGCGTCCTTCGTCGCCAAGGGCCTGCGCGCGGCGGGCTACGCACCCACCGTCGTCGGGACCGCACGCGAGGCGCTCGACCTGGCGCTCAGCGGCGAGATGGACCTCATGGTGCTCGACATCGGGCTGCCCGACGGGAACGGGTTCGACGTGCTGCGCCAGGTCCGTGCCGCGGGCTCGCGCCTGCCCGTCATCATCCTCACGGCCCGCAGCTCGGTGGAGGACACGGTGGCCGGGCTCGAGGGCGGGGCCGACGACTACATGGCCAAGCCGTTCCGGTTCGAGGAGCTGCTCGCGCGCGTACGGCTGCGGCTGCGCACCGACCAGGACGCGGGTGACGACACGACCGTGCTGCGCCGCGGCGCCGTGACGCTCGACCTGCGCTCGCGCCGCGCGACCGTCGACGGGCGCGTCGTCGACCTGTCCGCGCGCGAGTTCGCGCTCGCCGAGACGTTCCTGCGCAACGCCGGGTCGGCGCTGTCCCGCGAGCAGCTGCTCTCGCGCGTGTGGGGCTACGACTTCGACCCGTCGTCCAACGTGGTGGACGTCTACGTGCGGTACCTGCGGACCAAGCTGGGCGCCGGGCTCATCACGACCGTGCGGGGCGTCGGCTACCGGTTCGAGGCGTAG
- a CDS encoding phosphotransferase family protein, producing the protein MSTSPRGDDHAARRGSRHAPAPAAADEAAALAVLTGAGAGDLLAAALGTAALPPGSWRVDAVHHRPGDGVTVGYAVQRAGVVEYLLASSSRSCPRDVPRTLVATGPAGDVVVWRHPDDPLLPALRRACDPALLAPALAGSGPVTALDLVGYRPLRRAVVRAECDGVPWFVKVLRPADGNAADVVARHRLLAAAGVPVPHVARADDDGLVVLHALAGTPLLEALVAGADVPLDDVLAVVQALPAATLDLPARRPWSARAHSYGHALAVRPALAERAQGLADAVRRGLRRTDAGPVVPTHGDLHEGQLLVGADARPTGLLDVDTVGPGHLVDDVACLLAHLRAVRPPTPELLAVAAAWTEQAGGFVDPDALRVRTAGVLLSLAAGALPADPAEPHDEAERLLTAAEELVGGVYASNR; encoded by the coding sequence ATGAGCACGAGCCCCCGCGGTGACGACCATGCTGCACGGCGCGGGAGCCGGCACGCTCCCGCGCCGGCGGCGGCCGACGAGGCGGCCGCGCTCGCGGTCCTCACCGGCGCGGGTGCGGGCGACCTGCTCGCCGCGGCGCTCGGCACCGCGGCGCTGCCCCCCGGTTCCTGGCGGGTCGACGCGGTGCACCACCGGCCGGGTGACGGCGTCACGGTCGGGTACGCCGTGCAGCGCGCGGGCGTCGTGGAGTACCTGCTCGCATCGTCGTCCCGGTCCTGCCCGCGTGACGTGCCGCGCACGCTCGTCGCGACCGGACCCGCGGGGGACGTGGTGGTGTGGCGGCACCCGGACGACCCGCTGCTGCCCGCGCTGCGCCGCGCGTGCGACCCGGCGCTGCTGGCCCCCGCGCTCGCGGGCTCGGGCCCCGTGACCGCGCTCGACCTGGTCGGGTACCGGCCGCTGCGCCGGGCCGTGGTGCGCGCCGAGTGCGACGGCGTGCCGTGGTTCGTCAAGGTGCTGCGCCCGGCGGACGGCAACGCCGCCGACGTGGTGGCGCGGCACCGCCTGCTCGCGGCTGCGGGCGTCCCCGTGCCGCACGTGGCGCGCGCGGACGACGACGGGCTCGTGGTGCTGCATGCGCTCGCGGGGACGCCGCTGCTCGAGGCGCTGGTCGCGGGCGCCGACGTGCCGCTCGACGATGTGCTCGCGGTGGTGCAGGCGCTCCCCGCGGCCACGCTCGACCTCCCGGCCCGGCGCCCCTGGTCGGCGCGTGCGCACTCCTACGGGCACGCGCTCGCGGTGCGTCCCGCGCTCGCGGAGCGCGCCCAGGGGCTCGCGGACGCGGTCCGGCGTGGCCTGCGGCGCACGGACGCGGGTCCCGTGGTGCCGACGCACGGCGACCTGCACGAGGGTCAGCTCCTGGTCGGCGCCGATGCGCGCCCCACGGGCCTGCTCGACGTGGACACGGTCGGGCCCGGGCACCTGGTGGACGACGTGGCGTGCCTGCTGGCGCACCTGCGGGCGGTGCGGCCCCCGACGCCCGAGCTGCTGGCCGTCGCCGCGGCATGGACCGAGCAGGCGGGCGGGTTCGTCGACCCGGACGCGTTGCGCGTCCGCACCGCGGGGGTGCTGCTCTCGCTCGCGGCGGGTGCGCTGCCCGCGGACCCCGCGGAGCCGCACGACGAGGCCGAGCGGCTCCTGACCGCTGCCGAGGAGCTCGTCGGCGGGGTCTACGCCTCGAACCGGTAG
- a CDS encoding SanA/YdcF family protein, producing the protein MSIPAEADQAPAGAPGRARRRRVRRALWVALGVVVTLAVPLVWVQGTGQAHLRSLDSVDDAPVAIVFGAGLRPDGSPSTYLRRRLDAAQSLYDAGKVQVILVSGDSGSVGHDEPSAMRDHLVEHGVPERDVVLDYAGFDTHDTCVRAHRVFGVDRAVVLTQDYHVRRAVFSCIAAGITTQGVGVSSASVQPGQLWQWRLREVPASYKAWWDGLTHRRPVYLGPDEPGVQDALTTP; encoded by the coding sequence GTGAGCATCCCGGCCGAGGCGGACCAGGCGCCCGCCGGAGCACCCGGCCGCGCGCGGCGTCGGCGCGTGCGCCGTGCGCTGTGGGTCGCGCTCGGGGTGGTCGTCACGCTCGCGGTCCCGCTGGTGTGGGTGCAGGGCACCGGTCAGGCCCACCTGCGCAGCCTCGACTCGGTGGACGACGCGCCCGTGGCGATCGTGTTCGGCGCGGGCCTGCGGCCCGACGGCTCCCCGTCCACCTACCTGCGCCGCCGGCTCGACGCCGCACAGTCGCTGTACGACGCGGGCAAGGTCCAGGTGATCCTGGTCAGCGGCGACAGCGGCTCGGTGGGGCACGACGAGCCGTCGGCCATGCGCGACCACCTCGTCGAGCACGGCGTCCCGGAGCGGGACGTCGTGCTCGACTACGCGGGATTCGATACGCACGACACGTGCGTGCGCGCGCACCGGGTGTTCGGGGTGGACCGCGCCGTCGTCCTCACGCAGGACTACCACGTGCGCCGCGCGGTGTTCTCGTGCATCGCGGCCGGCATCACCACGCAGGGCGTCGGCGTCTCGTCGGCGAGCGTCCAGCCCGGTCAGCTGTGGCAGTGGCGGCTGCGCGAGGTGCCCGCGTCGTACAAGGCCTGGTGGGACGGCCTGACGCACCGGCGCCCGGTCTACCTGGGTCCGGACGAGCCGGGCGTGCAGGACGCGCTGACCACGCCCTGA
- a CDS encoding sensor histidine kinase, with protein sequence MLDRLHTSMAAQRRLLDDVGHELRTPLTVIGGHLELMDVEDAADVRATRELALDEVDRMRLLVDDLLVLAVADREGFVRPVPTDVGVLTDDVLDKATGLGRRTWRVDQRADQRCLVDPRRLTQAWLQLASNAVKYSADGSTVTLGSAVADGTLRLWVRDEGVGIAPEHQARIFERFERTEQSAGTEGAGLGLAIVAAIARAHGGGVDVSSTPGVGSTFVLHVPVTLAPDDGADGTPDERDDDEEGPA encoded by the coding sequence ATGCTCGACCGGCTGCACACCAGCATGGCGGCGCAGCGTCGCCTCCTGGACGACGTCGGTCACGAGCTGCGCACACCGCTCACCGTGATCGGCGGGCACCTCGAGCTCATGGACGTCGAGGACGCCGCGGACGTGCGCGCCACGCGCGAGCTCGCGCTGGACGAGGTGGACCGGATGCGCCTGCTGGTCGACGACCTGCTGGTGCTCGCGGTCGCCGACCGCGAGGGCTTCGTGCGACCGGTGCCCACGGACGTGGGCGTGCTGACGGACGACGTGCTCGACAAGGCCACCGGGCTCGGCCGCCGGACGTGGCGCGTCGACCAGCGCGCCGACCAGCGGTGCCTCGTGGACCCCCGCCGGCTCACCCAGGCGTGGCTGCAGCTCGCGAGCAACGCCGTGAAGTACTCCGCGGACGGTTCGACCGTCACGCTCGGCTCCGCGGTCGCCGACGGCACGCTGCGGCTGTGGGTGCGCGACGAGGGCGTGGGCATCGCGCCCGAGCACCAGGCACGCATCTTCGAGCGGTTCGAGCGCACCGAGCAGTCGGCGGGGACCGAGGGCGCCGGGCTCGGCCTGGCGATCGTCGCGGCGATCGCGCGCGCGCACGGCGGCGGCGTGGACGTGTCGTCGACGCCCGGCGTGGGATCCACGTTCGTGCTGCACGTCCCGGTCACGCTGGCACCCGACGATGGCGCGGACGGCACGCCCGACGAGCGGGACGACGACGAGGAGGGACCCGCATGA
- a CDS encoding O-acetyl-ADP-ribose deacetylase: MRIEAVQGDITRQQVDVIVNAANSSLLGGGGVDGAIHAAAGPGLLEACRALRADRLPAGLAPGRSVATPAFDLPARWVVHTVGPNWHAGERDAPMLAACFLSSLEIAVHLGARSIAFPAVSAGAYGWDVGDVADIALHAVRAWQQGTAADDGGVELVRFVLFSPAALAAFDAQLSRCPG, translated from the coding sequence ATGCGGATCGAGGCAGTCCAGGGCGACATCACCCGGCAGCAGGTCGACGTGATCGTCAACGCCGCGAACTCGAGCCTGCTCGGCGGAGGGGGAGTGGACGGAGCGATCCACGCCGCCGCCGGCCCCGGGCTCCTCGAGGCGTGCCGGGCGCTGCGGGCCGACCGGCTGCCCGCCGGGCTCGCCCCCGGACGCTCGGTCGCGACGCCCGCGTTCGACCTGCCCGCGCGCTGGGTGGTGCACACCGTGGGACCCAACTGGCATGCGGGCGAGCGCGACGCGCCGATGCTCGCGGCCTGCTTCCTGTCCTCGCTCGAGATCGCCGTGCACCTGGGCGCGCGGAGCATCGCGTTCCCGGCGGTGAGCGCGGGTGCCTACGGCTGGGACGTGGGGGACGTCGCGGACATCGCGCTGCACGCGGTACGCGCGTGGCAGCAGGGGACCGCGGCCGACGACGGGGGTGTCGAGCTGGTGCGGTTCGTGCTGTTCTCGCCTGCGGCGCTCGCGGCGTTCGACGCTCAGCTCAGCCGCTGCCCGGGCTGA
- a CDS encoding Cof-type HAD-IIB family hydrolase translates to MPTSHAPAPDVRLVALDMDGSLLDDDKNLPDSFWPVLEEMLDRGIVVCPASGRQYATLRAQFARDDLTYVAENGAIVVSGGRTVAVTALDPGTARDVVRTVRAAVADGAEHGTVLCGERSAYVERTDDAFLQHVRPYYRRLELVEDLTAVQDTVLKVAVYDFGPAQDGAGPLLEPFGGAARVLVSGRHWVDVMHLDADKGAAVRALQKHLGIGPEQTMAFGDYLNDVGMLEAAHWSYAMANGHPDVLARARFVAPSNNDAGVVRTLVETLRLTPTAG, encoded by the coding sequence ATGCCCACCAGCCATGCCCCCGCACCCGACGTGCGCCTGGTCGCGCTCGACATGGACGGTTCGCTGCTCGACGACGACAAGAACCTGCCGGATTCGTTCTGGCCGGTGCTCGAGGAGATGCTCGATCGCGGCATCGTGGTCTGCCCGGCCTCCGGCCGGCAGTACGCGACGCTGCGTGCGCAGTTCGCGCGGGACGACCTCACGTACGTCGCGGAGAACGGGGCGATCGTGGTCAGCGGAGGCCGGACCGTCGCGGTCACGGCGCTCGACCCGGGCACAGCACGCGACGTGGTGCGCACGGTCCGCGCCGCGGTCGCGGACGGCGCCGAGCACGGCACCGTCCTGTGCGGCGAGCGGTCCGCGTACGTCGAGCGGACCGACGACGCGTTCCTGCAGCACGTGCGCCCGTACTACCGGCGCCTCGAGCTGGTCGAGGACCTCACCGCGGTGCAGGACACCGTGCTCAAGGTCGCGGTGTACGACTTCGGCCCCGCGCAGGACGGGGCGGGGCCCCTGCTGGAGCCGTTCGGCGGTGCCGCGCGCGTGCTCGTCTCGGGCCGGCACTGGGTGGACGTGATGCACCTGGACGCGGACAAGGGCGCGGCCGTCCGGGCCCTGCAGAAGCACCTCGGCATCGGACCCGAGCAGACCATGGCGTTCGGCGACTACCTGAACGACGTGGGCATGCTCGAGGCGGCCCACTGGTCGTACGCGATGGCCAACGGCCACCCGGACGTGCTGGCACGCGCACGGTTCGTCGCGCCGTCCAACAACGACGCGGGCGTGGTCCGCACGCTCGTCGAGACGCTGCGGCTGACGCCGACGGCTGGCTAG
- a CDS encoding alpha/beta hydrolase family protein — protein MADALTHPDPARVAGVVLTPGAGADRDHPTLRALEEALAPLPVLRLNFPNRDRGKAGPERAEVAIPFLHERVTQWADELGVGTDRIVVGGRSFGGRMSSIAVAQGLHVAGLLLLSYPLHPPGRPDDLRIDHLPQVSVPVLAVSGATDPYGSPDELARHLATITGPLSLVTVPGTHGPPDAPVVAAVTAWLGR, from the coding sequence ATGGCCGATGCGCTGACCCATCCCGACCCCGCACGCGTCGCGGGCGTGGTGCTCACGCCCGGTGCCGGCGCCGATCGCGACCACCCGACGCTCCGGGCGCTCGAGGAGGCCCTGGCGCCGCTCCCGGTGCTGCGGCTGAACTTCCCGAACCGCGACCGCGGGAAGGCCGGCCCGGAACGCGCAGAGGTGGCGATCCCGTTCCTGCACGAGCGCGTGACGCAGTGGGCCGACGAGCTCGGCGTCGGAACGGACCGCATCGTCGTGGGCGGACGCTCGTTCGGAGGCCGCATGAGCTCGATCGCGGTCGCGCAGGGCCTGCACGTCGCGGGGCTGCTGCTGCTGTCCTACCCGCTGCACCCGCCGGGCCGGCCCGACGACCTGCGCATCGACCACCTGCCCCAGGTGAGCGTCCCGGTGCTCGCGGTCAGCGGGGCCACGGACCCGTACGGCTCGCCCGACGAGCTGGCCCGCCACCTCGCGACGATCACGGGTCCGTTGAGCCTGGTGACCGTCCCCGGGACGCACGGCCCGCCGGACGCGCCGGTGGTCGCGGCCGTGACCGCGTGGCTCGGCCGCTGA